ATCACCACCGTCCTCCAGGTGCTGACCGGCCGGGTGGACCGCGGTCTGACGCTGGAACAGGCGATCGCCGCACCGCGCGCCAGCCAGCGCAACACGGCCGCCACCCAGGCCGAACCGGCCTTCCTCGCCTCGCCGGAGGCGGCGAAGCTCCAGGCGATGGGCCACGTCTTCGCCGCCACCCCGGAGATCGGCGCCGCGACCGGCGTGGAACGGCTGCCGGACGGCCGCTGGGTGGCCGCCGCCGAACCCGTCCGGCGCGGCGGGGGAGCGGCGGGGGTGGTGCGGCCCTCGCACTGAGCCGCCGTCGCCTGCCCGGCGCTGTCGGCGGCGGGCGGTATGTTCGGACGGGGTGCCCGGCCCGCCGCCGGGAGCCCCGTCCGTCCGCACCGCCGAGGGAAGGCCGCCGTGACCGTCCGCATCGCCACCTGGAACATCAACTCCGTCACCGCCCGGCTGCCCAAGCTGCTGGAGTGGCTGGAGTCCGCCAAGCCGGACGTGCTCTGCCTGCAGGAACTCAAGTGCACCGCCGAGGCGTACCCGGCCGAGGCGATCGCCGAGCTCGGCTACGAGTCCGCGGTGCACGGCACCGGCCGGTGGAACGGTGTCGCCGTGCTGTCCCGGATCGGCCTGGCCGACGTGGTCCGCGACCTGCCCGGCCAGCCCGGGTACCTCGCCGAGGACGCGATGCTCCCGGTCGTCGAGCCGCGCGCCGTCGCCGCGACCTGCGGCCCCGTCCGGGTCTGGTCGGTGTACGTGCCCAACGGCCGCGAGGTCGACCACGCCCACTACCGGTACAAGCTGGAGTGGCTGGCCGCGCTGCGCGACGCCGTCCGCGAGGACGCGGCG
The DNA window shown above is from Streptomyces sp. TLI_171 and carries:
- a CDS encoding exodeoxyribonuclease III gives rise to the protein MTVRIATWNINSVTARLPKLLEWLESAKPDVLCLQELKCTAEAYPAEAIAELGYESAVHGTGRWNGVAVLSRIGLADVVRDLPGQPGYLAEDAMLPVVEPRAVAATCGPVRVWSVYVPNGREVDHAHYRYKLEWLAALRDAVREDAAGSRPFAVLGDFNIAPTDEDVFDVAAFEGLTHVTAPERATLTALQEIGLQDVVPRPLKYDRPYTYWDYRQLAFPKNRGMRIDLTYANKPFVDAVSDSYVDREARKGKGTSDHAPVVVDLDV